One genomic segment of Rhizorhabdus phycosphaerae includes these proteins:
- the rpsH gene encoding 30S ribosomal protein S8: protein MALTDPLGDLLTRIRNGQRARKDSVVSPASKLRARVLDVLQREGYIRGYSEEEVAGHNGLRIELKYFEGQPAIQHVARVSKPGRRVYSGSKELPRVRNGLGITIVSTPKGVLSDAEAREQNVGGEVLAEVF, encoded by the coding sequence ATGGCTCTGACCGATCCCCTGGGTGATCTGCTCACCCGCATCCGCAATGGGCAGCGCGCCCGCAAGGACAGCGTGGTTTCTCCCGCGTCCAAGCTGCGTGCCCGTGTTCTCGACGTTCTTCAGCGCGAAGGCTACATCCGTGGCTATAGCGAGGAAGAGGTTGCCGGCCACAACGGCCTGCGCATCGAGCTGAAATATTTCGAAGGACAGCCGGCGATCCAGCACGTCGCCCGCGTCTCCAAGCCTGGCCGCCGCGTCTATTCCGGTTCGAAGGAACTGCCGCGCGTCCGTAACGGCCTGGGCATCACCATCGTCTCGACGCCCAAGGGTGTTCTGTCCGACGCGGAAGCGCGCGAGCAGAATGTCGGCGGCGAGGTTCTCGCGGAGGTCTTCTGA